A window of the Coprobacter fastidiosus genome harbors these coding sequences:
- a CDS encoding TatD family hydrolase codes for MIDTHTHIYLQEFDEDRRAVIDRAEKSGITRMILPNVDVETVGALRQTLNDYSSLCKGTMGLHPTSINQDYKRDLSCIEAELDRGEYCAVGEIGMDLYWDKTFLREQIDAFTSQVRWSCNKKIPVIIHCRDAFDETVAALKSLSSLSLTGVFHSFGGTPDQVKIIRELGDFYFGINGVVTFKNARLDEMIREIGVDRVLLETDAPYLAPVPFRGKRNEPSYIVKTAEKIAEILGLSNQEVEERTSRNAEILFKL; via the coding sequence ATGATAGATACGCATACTCATATATATCTTCAGGAATTTGATGAGGACCGGAGGGCTGTAATCGATAGAGCGGAGAAGTCGGGAATTACTCGTATGATTTTACCGAATGTTGATGTGGAAACTGTCGGTGCATTGCGACAAACATTGAACGATTATTCTTCATTATGTAAAGGAACCATGGGATTACACCCGACTTCGATAAATCAAGATTATAAACGGGATTTGTCGTGTATTGAAGCTGAGTTGGACCGGGGAGAATATTGCGCTGTGGGTGAAATCGGTATGGACTTGTATTGGGACAAGACATTTTTAAGGGAACAGATCGATGCCTTTACTTCACAAGTACGTTGGTCTTGCAATAAGAAAATACCTGTGATAATCCATTGTCGGGATGCTTTTGACGAAACTGTTGCGGCATTAAAATCTCTTTCGTCGTTATCGTTGACCGGTGTTTTTCACAGTTTTGGCGGGACTCCCGATCAAGTAAAGATAATTCGGGAATTGGGAGATTTTTATTTCGGTATCAATGGTGTGGTGACTTTTAAAAATGCCCGTCTTGATGAAATGATAAGGGAGATAGGAGTCGATCGGGTTTTACTGGAGACGGATGCACCTTATTTAGCTCCTGTACCGTTTCGCGGGAAACGTAACGAACCTTCTTATATCGTAAAAACCGCAGAGAAGATTGCGGAAATATTGGGTCTTTCTAATCAAGAAGTTGAGGAGCGGACTTCCCGGAATGCTGAAATTCTGTTTAAATTGTAG
- a CDS encoding alpha/beta hydrolase — MKRIFFLFFSLFALSLHAALQEEAVSLNTPTGTIYGRLILPDDKASFSVVALLIAGSGPTDMDGNTTMGNIKNNSLKYLAEGLAENGIPSLRFDKRGVASSAAAGLQESELRFEHYIADAKGWIDFLSADKRFTGVVVIGHSEGALIGLMACRNNPKVKGYVSLAGAGRPADEIIEAQVAAQMTPEAVQKQVADINASLKEGREVTDVPIYLQTLFRPSVQPYLISWYRYDPQKLIASLEIPKLIVQGQTDIQVSVQDAQRLKHADSRAELLLIDGMNHVLKVCNSMNPQEQMKVYADPSLPLAEGLVDALSRFIRKLS, encoded by the coding sequence ATGAAACGGATATTTTTTCTCTTCTTTTCTTTGTTTGCTTTATCTTTACATGCTGCTTTGCAGGAAGAGGCTGTGAGTTTGAACACTCCTACGGGGACTATATATGGGAGACTGATTTTGCCTGATGATAAGGCCTCTTTTTCTGTTGTAGCATTACTCATAGCGGGGTCGGGACCTACGGATATGGACGGTAATACTACCATGGGAAATATAAAGAACAATTCTTTGAAATACCTGGCCGAAGGCTTGGCTGAGAACGGTATTCCTTCTTTGCGTTTCGACAAGCGAGGTGTAGCATCCAGTGCTGCGGCAGGTTTACAGGAATCAGAACTTCGTTTCGAACATTATATTGCCGATGCGAAGGGGTGGATAGATTTCCTTTCTGCTGACAAACGTTTTACGGGAGTTGTTGTTATAGGACACAGTGAAGGTGCGCTCATCGGTTTGATGGCCTGCCGGAATAATCCTAAAGTAAAAGGTTATGTTTCATTAGCAGGAGCTGGGCGTCCGGCCGATGAAATCATAGAGGCGCAAGTAGCGGCACAGATGACTCCTGAGGCCGTACAAAAGCAGGTGGCCGACATTAATGCCTCATTGAAAGAGGGACGTGAAGTGACCGATGTGCCTATTTATTTACAGACCTTGTTTCGACCTTCTGTTCAGCCTTACCTGATTTCTTGGTATCGCTATGATCCGCAAAAGCTGATAGCTTCGTTGGAAATTCCAAAACTCATTGTACAGGGACAAACAGACATCCAGGTATCTGTACAGGATGCTCAACGGCTAAAGCATGCTGATTCTCGTGCCGAGCTCTTGTTAATAGATGGTATGAACCATGTGCTGAAGGTCTGTAACAGCATGAATCCGCAAGAACAAATGAAAGTGTATGCAGATCCTTCGTTGCCGTTGGCGGAAGGATTGGTCGATGCTTTGAGCCGCTTTATTCGTAAATTGTCATAA
- a CDS encoding polyprenyl synthetase family protein: MEILDKYIKAVNNGLAAIPYPSEPDNLYAPIRYELSLGGKRIRPVLMLMACELFGTDYHRAISPAIGLEMFHNFTLLHDDVMDNADVRRGKPAVHKVWNENTAVLSGDAMQILAYMQMSEAPDFCRKEVLDIFSKTALEICEGQQYDMEFESRDDVSEEEYLEMIRLKTAVLLGGALKIGAVIAEAHPSDADRLYRFGENIGLAFQLKDDYLDVYGDPAVFGKKIGGDILNNKKTYMLINALRLAEGKDKEDLLSWMGAKEYDADEKIRCVTDIYTRVGIKELCENKMWEYYKKGTDLLKEINVEPEYIEPLLELSAVLMEREN, encoded by the coding sequence ATGGAAATCCTTGATAAGTATATAAAGGCTGTAAATAATGGTTTGGCGGCTATTCCGTATCCTTCCGAACCCGATAATCTGTATGCACCGATACGTTATGAACTTTCTTTGGGGGGAAAGCGTATTCGTCCGGTATTGATGTTGATGGCTTGTGAACTGTTCGGAACTGATTATCACCGTGCCATCTCTCCGGCTATAGGGTTGGAGATGTTTCATAATTTCACGTTGTTGCATGACGATGTAATGGATAATGCCGATGTGAGGAGGGGTAAACCTGCGGTGCACAAAGTTTGGAATGAAAATACGGCCGTATTATCGGGAGATGCCATGCAAATATTGGCTTATATGCAAATGTCCGAAGCTCCTGATTTTTGTAGAAAAGAAGTCCTCGATATTTTTTCAAAAACAGCTTTGGAAATTTGTGAGGGGCAACAATATGATATGGAGTTTGAAAGTCGGGATGACGTTTCGGAAGAAGAGTATTTAGAGATGATACGGCTTAAAACTGCCGTTTTGTTAGGCGGAGCGCTTAAAATAGGCGCAGTAATAGCCGAAGCTCATCCCTCTGATGCCGACCGTTTGTATCGGTTCGGTGAGAATATCGGATTGGCATTTCAGTTGAAAGACGATTATTTGGATGTGTACGGAGATCCTGCTGTGTTCGGGAAGAAAATAGGTGGCGATATTCTCAATAATAAAAAAACATATATGTTGATTAATGCATTGAGATTGGCTGAAGGTAAAGACAAAGAGGACCTTCTGTCATGGATGGGTGCAAAAGAGTATGACGCAGATGAGAAAATTCGTTGTGTAACGGACATTTATACCCGTGTAGGAATAAAAGAACTGTGTGAAAACAAGATGTGGGAGTATTATAAAAAAGGTACGGACCTATTGAAAGAAATAAATGTAGAACCTGAATACATAGAGCCATTGTTGGAACTTTCTGCGGTACTTATGGAGAGAGAAAATTAG